A region of Argentina anserina chromosome 5, drPotAnse1.1, whole genome shotgun sequence DNA encodes the following proteins:
- the LOC126796157 gene encoding cationic peroxidase 2-like, whose product MYLKSSILLTILLIALATTLPNAQGKNVPRVGYYSRSCPRAESIVKKTVQSHFKSDATVAPALLRMHFHDCFVQGCDGSVLLDGPSTEKTAGPNQGLRGWEVIDDAKKKLEAACPGVVSCADILALAARDSVVLTKGIDWKVPTGRFDGRVSLASETSALPGFRDSIKVQKEKFKNLGLNTQDLVTLVGGHTIGTTACQFFSYRLYNFNTTGNGDVTDPAISPSFLSQLKSLCPQNGDGTKRVDLDTGSANLFDTKFFKNLKNGRGVLESDQMLWTDASTRSLVQRFLGVRGMQALNFNAEFGRSMVKMSKIGLKPAAKGEIRRVCSVIN is encoded by the exons ATGTACCTCAAGTCATCCATTCTGTTAACTATTCTCTTGATTGCATTGGCTACAACCTTGCCTAACGCGCAAGGCAAAAACGTCCCCCGCGTCGGATACTATTCGCGTTCGTGTCCTAGAGCAGAGTCCATTGTCAAAAAAACCGTCCAATCTCACTTCAAATCTGATGCTACCGTTGCTCCTGCCTTATTAAGGATGCACTTCCATGACTGCTTTGTTCAAGGCTGCGACGGTTCTGTTCTTCTTGATGGTCCAAGCACCGAAAAAACTGCCGGCCCTAACCAAGGATTAAGAGGTTGGGAAGTTATCGATGATGCAAAGAAAAAGCTTGAAGCCGCATGCCCTGGGGTTGTTTCCTGTGCTGACATTCTCGCCCTAGCTGCCCGAGATTCTGTCGTTTTG ACCAAGGGAATCGATTGGAAGGTGCCTACTGGAAGATTTGACGGTCGTGTTTCATTGGCATCGGAGACTTCAGCTCTGCCTGGCTTTAGAGACTCCATCAAagtacaaaaagaaaagttcAAAAATCTGGGTCTCAACACTCAAGATCTTGTCACTCTTGTTG GCGGACACACCATTGGGACCACAGCTTGTCAGTTTTTCAGCTACAGACTCTATAACTTCAACACAACTGGAAATGGTGATGTTACAGACCCTGCCATCAGTCCTTCATTCCTTTCTCAACTAAAATCACTCTGCCCACAAAACGGTGATGGAACCAAGCGTGTTGATCTAGACACTGGCAGCGCAAACCTTTTTGATACGAAATTCTTTAAGAACTTGAAGAATGGACGTGGTGTACTCGAGTCAGATCAAATGTTATGGACTGATGCCTCCACCAGAAGCCTTGTCCAGCGCTTCTTGGGAGTCCGAGGCATGCAAGCACTGAATTTTAATGCAGAGTTTGGAAGGTCTATGGTGAAGATGAGTAAAATTGGTTTGAAACCTGCAGCAAAGGGTGAAATTCGCCGCGTTTGTTCTGTAATTAACTAA